In Dromaius novaehollandiae isolate bDroNov1 chromosome 4, bDroNov1.hap1, whole genome shotgun sequence, a single genomic region encodes these proteins:
- the RNF4 gene encoding E3 ubiquitin-protein ligase RNF4 isoform X2 has product MSTTQRKRRGGAVNSRQTQKRNRLIASTTEMASEAEPIELEESAGEEVVDLTCESSDPVVVDLTHSDSVVIVEENQRQRRNLRLRSQRQSDSCVLSSDDEDEPRDNDVYVTNKVSRELGPLEDETASSNVLQDFWITERQYREELGYGNFVGQFFKNWFKNLLKAPKVPVAF; this is encoded by the exons ATGAGTACA ACTCAAAGAAAGCGCCGTGGAGGAGCAGTTAATTCTAGGCAAACTCAGAAGCGAAACAGGCTGATAGCTTCTACCACAGAAATGgcttcagaagcagagccaatAGAACTTGAAGAAAGTG CTGGTGAAGAAGTAGTAGATCTCACATGTGAATCTTCTGATCCTGTAGTAGTTGATCTAACTCACAGTGATTCTGTTGTG ATTGTTGAAG AGAATCAACGACAAAGGAGAAATCTCAGACTAAGAAGCCAGCGGCAGTCTGACAGCTGTGTACTGAGCAGTGATGATGAAGATGAACCAAGAGATAATGATGTGTATGTAACAAATAAAGTGTCTCGAGAATTAGGACCACTGGAGGATGAAACTGCAAGTTCAAA TGTGCTTCAAGACTTTTGGATTACCGAAAGGCAATATAGGGAAGAACTTGGATATGGAAATTTTGTAGGTCAGTTCTTTAAGAACTGGTTTAAGAACTTACTTAAGGCTCCTAAAGTGCCTGTAGCATTCTAA